GCTTACTATGTAGATCACCGTAATGCGCGCCCTGCGTATTTAGATAAATTTTATGCACATATTAACTGGGAATTTGTAGCAAAAGCTTATGAATGGGCTATTAAAGAAGGTATGAACTCAGTAAGCTTTTATGCAAACGAATTGCATCCTGTAAAATAATCAAGTTTTTTTAAGAAAAACCCCGTAAAATAGACTAAATACAAACACTAGGAGTTTATATGGAGGTTTTTCTTTCTGTCGTGGCTACTTTATTTTGTGTGTTTTTAGTAGCCTATTTTATTCTTAACAAATACAATCCTATCTTTACTTTTTTTCTCTCAGGTATTGTTATCTTAATCATCATTTCTTTAGCAACTGGTGAGTCTGTGCTAAAACAAAGCTTAGGAAATCCTGTTTTTGATGTCTTTGGCTTTGTAACTCAAACTTTTAAAACTAATTTAGCTGGTGTGGGGCTTATTATAATGTCTGTTGCAGGTTTTGCAGCTTATATGAAACACATTAATGCTTCGGCAAAGTTAGCTTTTGTAGCAAATAAACCACTAGGCAAGATTAAAAATAAATACCTAGTTTTAAGTGGAACTTTTGTGGTGGGTATGGCTTTAAAAATAGTTATTTCAAGCTACACAGGATTGTTGCTTTTATTGCTTGCTTCGATTTATCCTGTTTTAATCACCATAGGAATTCGTCCTATTACTGCTGTATCAGTTTTATCATTAATTGCACTTGATTATGGTCCTAAAGATGGAAATTCTATAAATTTAGCAGATATGGTAGGCATTGAAAATGTTGTTGCTATGTTTTTTGAATACCAAATTTATCCTGTTATAGCTTACGTTGTTGTGATAGCTTTGCTTATTCCGTTTTATTATAGTTATATGGATAAAAAAGACTTAGCAAAAGGTGTTGTGGATAATATCGAACACATGGAAATAAAAAACCCAAATTGTCCTTTATTTTATATTTTCTTGCCTTGGCTTCCTATAGTGTTTTTATTTTGTGCTTATTTTGCAAATTTATATGGATATAAAGTGAAGCTAGATGTGGTGAGTGCCAATTTTTTAAGTATAAGTTTGGTTTTTATTTTAGAGTATGTTAGACATAAAGACGCAAAAAAACTTGCAGATGATTTGATGGTGATACTAAAAGCTATGGCAGAAATTTTTGTAAGTGTTGTTTGTATTATCATTGCAGCTTCTATTTTTGCAGAAGGTATTAAAGCGTTAAAAGGTATAGAGCATTTAGCCTTAGCAGTTTCTTCTATGGGGGCTTCTGCTGTGTTGCTTACTATTATAGTTTTAAGCTTTATTGTGTATTTTGCAAGTGTGATTATGGGTAGTGGGATTGCTGCTTTTAATGCTTTTGGAAGACTTGCTCCAGATATTGCTCAAAAACTAGGGATTAATCCTGTCTCACTAGCTTTGCCACTTGAGATTGCTTCTTGTTTAGGGCGTGCTGCCTCGCCGATATCGGGTGGAATTTTAGCCTTAGCAGGCTTTGCAAAATTAGATCCTATAGCCATTGTTAAAAGATCTACTCCTATGTTGCTTGTAGGAATGGCTTTGAATATCCTAATAGCTTGGTATTTTGCATAAATTTAGAGTGATGACTTTTAACTATCACTCTAAAATAACCCCTTCATTTAGCACAACTTCGCCTATTACGTAAGCGTCTGAGCTTTCTAAAACTTTTCCTACATTAGATGGATCTACTACCATAACTAAACCCACACCCATATTAAAGCTTCTATACATTTCAGCCTCTTCTACACTTTGGCCTATTTGGTAAAAAATTTCAGGAGTTTTTAAATGATGTTTTCTAATAATTGCGCCTATTCCTCTTGGGAAAACTCTAGGTAAATTTTCTACCAAACCACCACCTGTTATATGAGCTAGTGCATTAATGAATGGTTTTAATTTTAAAAAGTCTTTTACATAAATTCTTGTAGGTTCAAGTAAGATATCGATTAAATTTTTACTCTCTATTTTATCATCAAATTTAAGATTTTGTGCTTCAAATAGTACTTTTCTAGCTAAAGAATATCCATTAGAATGAAGCCCACTACTAGGTAGAGCTAGTAAAATATCTCCATTTTTTACAAAATTTCTTCTATCGATTTCATCTTTTTCAGCCATACCCACTGAAAAACCTGCTAAGTCAAAATCGTTACTATGATACATTCCAGGCATTTCAGCAGTTTCTCCGCCTATTAAGGCACAATTTGCTTTTTTACAACCATTAGCAATCCCTGCTACAACTTTTTTAGCAACTTCTACATCTAGCTTTGCAGTTGCATAATAGTCTAGAAAAAACAAAGGTGTAGCAAAGTTGCAAATTAAATCATTCACACACATTGCTACTAAGTCCTCGCCTATGGTGTCAAATTTTTGACTATCAATAGCAAGGCGCAACTTCGTACCCACTCCATCAGTTGCTGCTAACATAACAGGATTTTTAAAACCACTCGGCATAGCAAAAGCACCTGAAAAAGAGCCTATGCCACCTAAAACATTTTCATTAAAAGTTTCTTTTACTAAAGGCTTGATCGCTTCTACAAAAGCATTGCCATTATCTATACTTACGCCCGCATCTTCATAGCTTATATTCATTTATCTTCCTTTAAGAATTTAAAAGGTATTTTAACTAAAAATGTTTTAAGGCTAAATTATGCAAAATGCTTATTTTGTAACTTCAAGTATAGCGGGTGGAAAGTCAAGCTTTATAAAAATAGTTCAAAATTTGGGTTTTGATACTTTAAGTGCAGATGTGATAGCTCATGAGCTTTTAAATGAAAATGCAAATTTTATAGCTAAGCTTTTTAACAATGATGATTTAATCATAACAGGAAAAATAGATAGAAAAAAACTTGGCACTATTGTATTTAATGATTTAAATGCCAAAAAAAAGTTAGAAGATTTTTTACATCCTAAAATCAAAGAAGCTATTTTACAAAAAGCCCAAATTTTAGATAAAAAAAACAAGGCTTTTTTTATAGAACTGCCTTTATTTTTTGAAAATAATCACTATCAGAATTTGGGAAAAAGTATATTGATTTATACTCCAAAAGAACTTTTACTTCAAAGATTAATGCAAAGAGATAATTTAGATGAAAATGAAGCCTTAAAAAGAATTAACTTGCAACTTGATATAGAAGAAAAACTAAAAAAAGCAGATTTTGTGATAAAAAATACTTCAGGTTATGAAAATTTTGAGAAAAATGTGCTAAATTTTTTAAAACACACTTTAAAGGTTGAAAAATGAAATTTTACAAGTACTGTGCTAGTGGGAATGATTTTGTGGTGTTTGCAGATAATGAAAAAAAAGATCGTAGCGAATTAGCTAAAATTCTTTGTAATCGTTATGAGGGCATAGGCGCTGATGGGCTTATAGTAGTTGTGCCTCATGATAGATATGATTTTGAATGGGAATTTTATAATTGCGATGGGAGCAAGGCAAGTATGTGCGGTAATGGCTCGCGTGCAGCAGCTCATTTTGCTCATCATTATTTAAAAAAATCTCAATATTTAAATTTCTTAACTGGCGCAGGACTTATAAAATCTTTTGTTGATGATGATATAGTCGAAATCAAACTTAGCGGGGTAAAAGATATCAAAGAAGCTTTTGAGTATAAAGGTAGAATTTGGCAAGGCTGTAATACTGGCGTTCCGCATATAGTAACCTTTGTTGATGATTTAAATGAATTTGATGTAAATTTATGCAAAGAAGTGCGTAAAAGATACAATGCAAATGTTAATTTTGCTAAAGTAGAAGATGATAAATTTATAAGAGTTAGAACTTATGAACGCGGGGTGGAAGATGAGACTTTAGCTTGCGGTACGGGCATGGGGGCATGTTTTTATCTAGCGTATTTAAATCAAGAGGCAAAAGATGATATTTTGGTAAAACCAAAAAGTAACGAAAGTTTGTATTTTAGATTAGAAGAGGATCAAATATTTTTTAGAGGAAAGGTGAAGTGTTGTTTTGAAGCTGATTGTAATTTTGCTTAGTAGTGTTTTATTTTTAAAAGCTGAATTTATAGCAGGTTTTGATGAACAATATTATGCTTTAAGTATAAAAGAAAAGCGTGAAGTTTTTATCAAAAAAATCAATGCTTTATTGGATGTTTCTTTTAAAGAGATAGAAAAGGAAAAAGAATTTATAGAATTTTTCTTTAAAGAAGCTATAAAGAATAATTTTAGAAAGTTAAATACTAATGCTTTGCAAAAACTATGGTTTTTAAAAGAAAAATACCGTGTTAAAAATTTATATGATCACAAAGAATATCAAGTACGCATCCAAAAGGTGCCAAAATCTTTAGCCATAGCTCAAGCAATTATTGAAAGTGCAACTGGTACAAGTCGTTTTGCTAAAGAGGCAAATAATTTATTTGGTGAGTGGACTTGGGGCGAAAAAGGTTTGGTGCCAAAGGAAAGAGGCGAGGGTAAAACCCATAAAATTCGTATATTTGATAGCTTGCAAGAAAGTGTGGATTCGTACCTGCTTAATTTAAATCGCCATGATGCTTATAAAGAATTCAGAGCTTGGCGGTGGAATGCGATAAGCGAAAATGAAAAGCTTGATGGTAAAGAAGCGGCAAGTCATTTAGAAAAATATTCAGAGATTAAAAGTAATTACACTGAGCTGATTTTATCCATCATCGAGCAATATAAGCTTGATGAGTTAGACTAATTACCCAAGGCCCACTCATCAAAAGGTAAAATCATCACGCGCATCCCTTCAACGAAAAACTCATCTCTTTGTGAAAGCGTGATGATATAAATAGTCGAAAGCGTAAGTTGATTTTTGCTAAGGATTTTTTTGACTTTTAAGCTAAGCAAATCTTTATCTTTAAAGGGTGAGCATAAAAATGCATTTTTAAGACTTGGTAAGTAAAAATCAAAATGTTTAGTATAAAAAATTTTTTGCTTAAATTTAAATAACTCACTTAAAATCAAATTTTCAAACAAAGTACTAAAGTCTTTTTGTATGCTTAGGGAATTTTTTAGTGAAAAGTCCCAAAAATATACTTTTTTTAAATTCTTTTCAAGATTTTTTACAAAATATAAAGTATAGTTTGATTCTAGTTTTTCTATGCTTTTATATAAGGTATCTTTGGAAATTTTTATACTGTTTTTTAGAGTTTTTAATAACTCATTAACGCTAAATTCACTCCCAAGTTCTAAGGCGATTTGTTTGAGTATGGTAAGCTCTAATGGGGTATAAAAGCTTTTTAAGTATGATGAGTTTGTGTTAAAGTTGTGATTTAAAATCACATTGCGTCCCGTGTGTAAAAAATAACTTACCATTGTTTTAGTATCAGCATATTTTTTGTTCAGGCTTAAAAATTCTTCAAAATCTAAATAATCTAAATGAAGTTCTTCAAACTGATCTAAACAAAAATTACTATCACAAACACTTAATATAATTTGTAAATTAAGGTGTTTTAAACTAGCAAAGTCAAAATCATGAGTAAAGTTACAAAGTGCTAAAAATTTAATCTGTGGATTATAAGTTAAAAACGAATTTAAATTTACTAAAGCGCTTACTTGAAATTTTAAATCATCACAATCAATAAAAAGTATATTTTCTGCTTTATATAAAGACAAAAAATTTAAAATCAAATTTTTCTTACCACTTGCAAAACCACCTTTTATGATGATGTTTTTATGGGTTTGGATTTGAATTTTTCTTTCATCAAATTTTTGAAATTTTGGGTAATTATCGTAAAAAAATTGTAGCGATTTCATAGATTTCTTTATACTAAATGGTGGAGCATAGCGGGTTCGAACCGCTGACCCCAACGCTGCCAGCGTTGTGCTCTCCCAGCTGAGCTAATGCCCCTTTAGATTTTGAAATCATACTATATTTTTTCTTAGATTTTCTTAATGCATAAAAAATCTTGTAAAATTTATAAAATTTAATTTTCATCCTTTTTAAAAGGAAAATAATTAAAAAAAATGTATAAATTTCTTGACATAGCAAAGTATGTTTTTATATAATCTCAACATCATTTTATATGGTGGTTAGATTCTTATGGGTCTAACGAGTTCTTTACAAAGGAAAAAATATGGAAAGAATCAGGCTTAAGCTAAAAGCTTATGACCACAGAGTTCTAGATCGCACAGTTGCAGCAATTGTAGAAGCTGTTAAAAGAACAGGTGCTGACATCAGAGGTCCAGTGCCAATGCCTACAAAAATCAAAAGATACACAGTTTTGAAATCTCCACACATCAATAAAGATTCACGCGAACAATTTGAGATGAGAATTCATGCTCGTATGCTTGATATTGTAGCAGCTACTCCAGATACAGTAGATTCACTCACTAAGCTTGACTTGGCTCCAGAGGTCAATGTTGAAGTAAGAGCTATGGGTAAATAAGGATAGAATATGGAATACATTGTAGAAAAAATTGGTATGAGTAGAACAATCAGCACACCAAGCATTCCTGTAACCTTACTTAAACTTGTTCAAACTAAAGTATGTGAAGTGGAAAATGGAAAAGCTTTGGTTGCTTATGTAAAAGGCAAAGCAAATAATAAATGCATTGCAGGTCAGCAAAAAAAATACAATCTTTCAGCTGAATATAATAGATTTGCTTCTTTAGAAGTAGCAAACACAGAAGCAGGCGATATTGATCTTAATCCTTTAAAAGAAGCTTCTATTTTAAAAGTAAGCTTTAATTCTAAAGGTAGAGGTTATAGTGGGGTTGTTAAAAGACATGGATTTGCCGGAGGTCCTGCAAGTCATGGTTCAAGATTCCACAGACGCCACGGATCAATCGGTAACCGCGAATGGCCAGGTCGTGTTCAACCAGGTATGAAAATGGCAGGTCATTATGGTAATGTAAAAGTTACTGTTAAAAATGAAGTGGTTTCATTTGATGAAGAAAATGGCATCTTAGTAGTAAAAGGTGCGGTACCAGGATTTAATGGTGCTATGGGTAAAATAAGGATTGCAAAATGAGTAAAGTAACTGTTTTAAATGATAAGTTTGAAAAAGCTAGTGAACTCGATCTTCCAGCAAAATATGCAGAAGTTAATCCTCACAACCTTTATTTATATGTAAAATCTTATCTTGCTAGCCTTAGAGCAAACACAGCTCATACTAAAGGTAGAAGCGATGTAAGCGGTGGTGGTAAAAAACCATGGAGACAAAAAGGTCGTGGTGGTGCAAGAGCAGGTTCAACAAGAACGAATGTTTGGGTTGGTGGTGCCGTAGCATTTGGTCCTACAAACAATCGTAATTATTTCCAAAAAGTTAATAAAAAACAAAAACGCTTAGCGCTTGAAAGAGCATTGGCTGATAAAGCACAAAACAATGCATTATTCTCAGTAGATAGTTTAAGCATTGAAAGCGGTAAAACAAAAGATGCAAATGCAGTTATTAAAAAGCTTGGTTTAAAAGATGCTTTAATTGTAAAAGATTTACTAGATGAAAAAACACTTCTTGCTTTTAGAAACTTAGCAAATTGCTATGTAGTTGATATTAGCGAAGTAAATGCTTATTTAGTATCTGTATTTAATGCTGTTATCATTGAAAAAGCAGCGCTTGAATCTATCGTAAAAGAGGGTTAAAATGGCAGATATTACTGATATAAAAACAATACTTTACACTGAAAAAAGCTTAAACCTTCAAGAGCAAGGTGTTGTAGTTATTCAAACTTCTCCAAAAATGACTAAAAATGGTCTAAAAGAAGTTTTAAGAGAATATTTTGGTGTAACTCCAGTAAGAATTAATTCTTTAAAAATGGATGGAAAAGTAAAGCGTTTTAGAGGTCGTGAAGGTCAAAGAAATAGCTTTAAAAAATTCTATGTTAAGCTACCAGAAGGTGTGAGCTTAGAAAGTTCGGAGGCATAAGATGGCAATTAAAACTTATAAACCATATACTCCAAGTAGAAGATACATCACAGGTGTAAGCTCTGATGATATCACAGCAAAAGCTAGTGTACGTTCATTACTTGTAAAACTTCCAGCTCATGCAGGTCGTAACAATAATGGTAGAATCACAAGCCGTCATAAAGAAGCAGGTGCTAAAAAACTTTACAGAATTATAGATTTTAAAAGAAGAAAATTTGGTATTGAAGGTAAAGTTGAAGCAATCGAGTACGATCCATACAGAAATTGTCGTATTGCATTAATCTCTTATAAAGATGGTGAAAAAAGATACATCTTGCAACCAAAAGGTTTAAGCGTTGGTGATGTTATTTGTGCTGCTGAAAGCGGACTTGACATTAAACCAGGTAATGCAATGAAATTAAGAAATATCCCAGTGGGTACTATCGTACACAATATCGAGTTAAAGCCAGGTAAAGGCGGTCAAATGATCCGTTCAGCGGGTGCTTATGCTCAATTAATGGGTAAAGAAGAAAAATACGTTATTTTAAGACTTGCAAGTGGTGAAATGAGACAAGTTTTAGCTGAATGTATGGCAAGTATCGGTGAAGTTGGTAATGAAGAATGGTCAAATGTGACTATCGGTAAAGCAGGTAGAAATCGCCATAGAGGTATTCGTCCTCAAACAAGAGGTTCTGCGATGAACCCAGTTGATCACCCGCACGGTGGGGGTGAAGGTAAGAAAAACTCAGGCCGTCATCCAGTTACTCCATGGGGTAAACCAACTAAAGGTGCTAAAACTCGCCGTAAAAAAGCTAGCGATAAGCTAATAATTTCAAGAAGAAAAGGAAAGTAAGATGGCTAGGTCACTAAAAAAAGGTCCTTTTGTTGATGACCATGTAATGAAAAAAGTCATCGCTGCTAAAAAAGCTAACGATGGTAAGCCAATTAAAACTTGGTCAAGACGCAGCACTATTATACCTGATATGATAGGTTTAACTTTTAATGTTCATAATGGAAAAAGCTTTATCCCAGTATATGTTACTGAAAATCATATCGGTTACAAATTAGGTGAATTTGCACCTACTAGAACATTTAAGGGTCACAAAGGCTCTGTTCAGAAAAAAATAGGTAAGTAAGGGAGATTTATGAGTAGAGCGTTAATTAAATTCATAAGATTATCTCCAACTAAAGCGAGATTGATTGCTAGAGAAGTTCAAGGTATGAATGCAGAGCTTGCATTAGCTAGTTTGAAATTTATGCCAAATAAAGGTGCTAAATTTATAGCAAATGCTATTTCAAGTGCTGTAGCAAATGGCGGATTTGAAGCAAATGAAGTTGTTGTTTCAAGTTGTCGTGTTGATGCTGGTGCGGTTTTAAAAAGATTTAGACCAAGAGCTAGAGGAAGTGCTAGTCGTATTAGAAAGCCAACTTCACACATTTTGGTAGAAGTTAGTAAAGTAGAAGCAAGTGCTGAAAAAACTACAAAAGCTAAAAAAGCATCAGTGAAAAAGGAAAGCTAATATGGGACAAAAAGTAAATCCGATTGGTTTAAGACTAGGAATTAATAGAAATTGGGAATCAAGATGGTTTCCTACAAAAGCTAATTTAGCAGAAAATATTGGTGAAGATTATAAAATCAGAACTTTCTTAAAAAGAAAACTTTATTATGCAGGAATTAGCCAAATTCTTGTAGAAAGAACAGCGAAAAAATTAAGAGTAACTGTTGTAGCTGCAAGACCAGGGATTATTATTGGTAAAAAAGGTAGTGATGTTGATATTTTAAGAAAAGAACTTCAAGATTTAATCAAAAAAGAAGTTAATATCAATATCAAAGAAGAAAGAAAAGCAGGTGCTTCAGCTCAGCTTGCAGCTGAAAGTGTTGCTACTCAACTTGAAAAAAGAATTGCTTTTAGAAGAGCAATGAAAAAAGTAATTCAAGGAGCGCAAAAAGCAGGTGCTAAAGGGATTAAAGTTTCAGTTTCAGGCCGTTTAGGTGGTGCTGAAATGGCAAGAACTGAATGGTACTTAGAAGGTCGTGTTCCACTTCACACTTTAAGAGCAAAAATTGATTACGGTTTTGCAGAAGCACATACTACTTATGGAAATATAGGTATTAAAGTATGGATCTTCAAAGGTGAAGTTTTACAAAAGGGTGTTCAACCTGAAAAAACCGAAGAAAACGCTCCAGCTAAAAAAACTAGAAGAGCAAGAAGAGGTAAATAATCATGTTAATGCCAAAAAGAACAAAATATCGTAAAATGATGAAAGGGCGTAACAGAGGTTATGCCAACAGAGGGACTGAATTTACTTTTGGTGATTTTGCCCTAAAAGCAACTGAAGCTGGCCGTATCAATTCACGTCAAATCGAAGCAGCTCGTATTGCTTTAACTCGTTTTGTAAAAAGACAAGGTAAAACTTGGATTAGAGTTTTCCCAGATAAACCTCTAACTAAAAAACCTTTAGAAACTCGTATGGGTAAAGGTAAAGGTGCAGTTGAGGAATGGGTAATGAACATTAAACCAGGTCGTATTATTTATGAAATGGCAGGGGTTAATGAAGAAATGGCAAGACAAGCTTTAACTTTAGCGATGCACAAATTGCCATTTAAAACTAAGTTTGTTACAAGAGAGAGCCAAAATGAAATATACTGAGATTAAAGATAAAACAGCAGGTGAGCTTGCAACAATGCTAAAAGAAAAAAAGGTGCTTTTATTTACTTTAAGACAAAAGCTAAAAACAATGCAGCTAACTAATCCTAAAGAGATTAGCGAAGTTAAAAAAGACATCGCTAGAATCAATACTGCAATTAGCGCTTTAAAATAAGGATAGAAAATGGCATTTAAAAGAGAAATTCAAGGCGTTGTTGTTCAAATTGCTGGAGATAAAACAGCAACAATTTTGGTTGAAAGAAAAGTGGTTCACCCAAAATACAGAAAAATCGTAAAACGCTTTAAAAAATATTTAATTCATGATGAAAGAAATGAACTTAAAGTGGGAAATACTGTAGTTGCTATTGAATGTAGACCACTTTCTAAGAGAAAATCGTTTCGCTTAAAAACTATAGTATCAGCAGGAGTTGAGTAATGATTCAAAGTTTTACTAGGCTTGCAGTTGCTGATAATAGCGGTGCAAAAGAATTAATGTGTATTAAGGTTTTAGGTGGTAGTAAAAGAAGATACGCTACTGTTGGTGATGTAATCGTTGCATCTGTAAAAAAAGCTCTACCAAATGGTAAAGTTAAAAAAGGTCAAGTAGTAAAAGCAGTTATCGTTAGAACTAAAAAAGAAATTCATAGAGATAATGGTTCTTTAATTCGTTTTGATGAAAATGCAGCAGTTATTCTTGATGCTAAAAGAGAGCCTATCGGAACGCGTATTTTTGGACCAGTAGGTCGTGAAGTAAGATATGGTGGCTTTATGAAAATTGTTTCACTAGCACCGGAGGTGTTGTAATGAAATTAAAAATTAAAAAGAATGATATGGTAAAAATTATCGCAGGCGATGACAAAGGTAAAACAGGTAAAGTTTTGGCAGTATTTCCTAAAACAAATAAAGTAATTGTTGAGGGTTGTAAAATCGCTAAAAAAGCTGTTAAGCCAAGTGATAAAAATCCAAATGGCGGTTTTATCAATAAAGAAATGCCAATGGATATTTCAAATGTAGCAAAGGCAGGAGAATAAGATGATGAGATTGAAAGAAAAATATACTCAAAATATCAAACCTGCTTTAGTAAAAGAATTTGATATCAAAAATCCTATGCTTATTCCTTTTATTGAAAAAATTGTAATCAGCGTAGGTGCTGGGGAATTAGCAAAAGATCAAAAAGTATTACAAAATGTTGCAGATACTATTTCATTGATCGCTGGGCAAAAAGCAGTTATTACAAAAGCCAAAAAATCAGTTGCTGGTTTTAAAGTAAGAGAAGGCTTTCCAGTAGGAGTAATGGTAACATTAAGAAAAGACAATATGTATGCTTTTTTAGATAAGCTTATTACTATAGCTCTTCCTCGTGTTAAAGACTTTAGAGGTCTTCCAAGAGATGGTTTTGATGGAAGAGGAAACTATAACTTTGGTTTAGATGAGCAGTTAATGTTCCCAGAAGTTGAATATGATAAAATATTAAGAACTCATGGTATGAACATTTCTATCGTTACAACAGCAAAATCAGATAAAGAGGCACAAAAATTATTAGAATTATTTGGCGTGCCATTTGCAAAAGGAAAGTAATATGGCTAAAAAATCAATGATTGCAAAAGCTGCCCGCAAACCTAAATTTAGTGTTAGAGGGTATACTAGATGCCAAATTTGTGGAAGACCACATTCAGTTTATAGAGATTTTGGAATTTGCAGAGTTTGCTTAAGAAAAATGGCAAATGAAGGTTTAATTCCTGGTCTTAAAAAAGCAAGTTGGTAAGAGGAAAGAACCATGATAAATGATTTAATTTCAGATTCACTAACAAGAATTAGAAATGCAGGGATGAGAAGATTAGAAACTACTCAACTTTTGCATTCTAAAGTTATCGAAGCTTTACTTGGAATTTTCCAAGCTAAAGGCTATATTGAAAGCTTTAATGTTATTGAAGAGGATAAAAAGAAATTCATCAATGTAGTTTTAAAATACGATGAAAAAGGTAAAAGCGTAATTAATGAAGTTAAACGTATTTCTAAACCTGGTCGTCGTGTTTATAAAGGCAAAGATGAGATTAAAAGATTTAAAAACGGTTATGGTACTATTGTAGTAAGTACTTCAAAAGGTGTTTTAGCTAACGACGAAGCTTACAAAGCAGGCGTTGGCGGTGAAGTTTTATGTACTATTTGGTAAGAGTTTCTACTTTTTATGGTATTCGGTATCCATTCTTATAAAGTAGTCATATCGTAGACAAGTAAAAAGGAAAAATGAATGTCTCGTATAGGTAAACAACCAGTTGCTATTCCAAGTGGAGTAGAAGTAAAATTAGAAGGTAACTTGCTAAAATTCAAAAAAGGAAATTTAGCAAAAGAGCTTGATACAAAAGCAAATGTTAATGTTGAGATTAAAGAAGGGCAAATTCTTTTCTCTCCTAAAGGTGAAGATAGACAAAGTAGAGCTTATTGGGGAACTTATAGAGCTTTAGCTCAAAACATCATCATCGGCTTAACTGATGGTTTTAGCAAAACTTTAGAAATCA
This genomic stretch from Campylobacter lari subsp. concheus harbors:
- a CDS encoding 50S ribosomal protein L23, with translation MADITDIKTILYTEKSLNLQEQGVVVIQTSPKMTKNGLKEVLREYFGVTPVRINSLKMDGKVKRFRGREGQRNSFKKFYVKLPEGVSLESSEA
- the rplB gene encoding 50S ribosomal protein L2; this encodes MAIKTYKPYTPSRRYITGVSSDDITAKASVRSLLVKLPAHAGRNNNGRITSRHKEAGAKKLYRIIDFKRRKFGIEGKVEAIEYDPYRNCRIALISYKDGEKRYILQPKGLSVGDVICAAESGLDIKPGNAMKLRNIPVGTIVHNIELKPGKGGQMIRSAGAYAQLMGKEEKYVILRLASGEMRQVLAECMASIGEVGNEEWSNVTIGKAGRNRHRGIRPQTRGSAMNPVDHPHGGGEGKKNSGRHPVTPWGKPTKGAKTRRKKASDKLIISRRKGK
- the rpsS gene encoding 30S ribosomal protein S19, whose translation is MARSLKKGPFVDDHVMKKVIAAKKANDGKPIKTWSRRSTIIPDMIGLTFNVHNGKSFIPVYVTENHIGYKLGEFAPTRTFKGHKGSVQKKIGK
- the rplV gene encoding 50S ribosomal protein L22, producing MSRALIKFIRLSPTKARLIAREVQGMNAELALASLKFMPNKGAKFIANAISSAVANGGFEANEVVVSSCRVDAGAVLKRFRPRARGSASRIRKPTSHILVEVSKVEASAEKTTKAKKASVKKES
- the rpsC gene encoding 30S ribosomal protein S3, coding for MGQKVNPIGLRLGINRNWESRWFPTKANLAENIGEDYKIRTFLKRKLYYAGISQILVERTAKKLRVTVVAARPGIIIGKKGSDVDILRKELQDLIKKEVNINIKEERKAGASAQLAAESVATQLEKRIAFRRAMKKVIQGAQKAGAKGIKVSVSGRLGGAEMARTEWYLEGRVPLHTLRAKIDYGFAEAHTTYGNIGIKVWIFKGEVLQKGVQPEKTEENAPAKKTRRARRGK
- the rplP gene encoding 50S ribosomal protein L16, translating into MLMPKRTKYRKMMKGRNRGYANRGTEFTFGDFALKATEAGRINSRQIEAARIALTRFVKRQGKTWIRVFPDKPLTKKPLETRMGKGKGAVEEWVMNIKPGRIIYEMAGVNEEMARQALTLAMHKLPFKTKFVTRESQNEIY
- the rpmC gene encoding 50S ribosomal protein L29 — translated: MKYTEIKDKTAGELATMLKEKKVLLFTLRQKLKTMQLTNPKEISEVKKDIARINTAISALK
- the rpsQ gene encoding 30S ribosomal protein S17 — translated: MAFKREIQGVVVQIAGDKTATILVERKVVHPKYRKIVKRFKKYLIHDERNELKVGNTVVAIECRPLSKRKSFRLKTIVSAGVE
- the rplN gene encoding 50S ribosomal protein L14, producing MIQSFTRLAVADNSGAKELMCIKVLGGSKRRYATVGDVIVASVKKALPNGKVKKGQVVKAVIVRTKKEIHRDNGSLIRFDENAAVILDAKREPIGTRIFGPVGREVRYGGFMKIVSLAPEVL
- the rplX gene encoding 50S ribosomal protein L24, with protein sequence MKLKIKKNDMVKIIAGDDKGKTGKVLAVFPKTNKVIVEGCKIAKKAVKPSDKNPNGGFINKEMPMDISNVAKAGE
- the rplE gene encoding 50S ribosomal protein L5, with product MMRLKEKYTQNIKPALVKEFDIKNPMLIPFIEKIVISVGAGELAKDQKVLQNVADTISLIAGQKAVITKAKKSVAGFKVREGFPVGVMVTLRKDNMYAFLDKLITIALPRVKDFRGLPRDGFDGRGNYNFGLDEQLMFPEVEYDKILRTHGMNISIVTTAKSDKEAQKLLELFGVPFAKGK
- a CDS encoding type Z 30S ribosomal protein S14; protein product: MAKKSMIAKAARKPKFSVRGYTRCQICGRPHSVYRDFGICRVCLRKMANEGLIPGLKKASW
- the rpsH gene encoding 30S ribosomal protein S8, whose translation is MINDLISDSLTRIRNAGMRRLETTQLLHSKVIEALLGIFQAKGYIESFNVIEEDKKKFINVVLKYDEKGKSVINEVKRISKPGRRVYKGKDEIKRFKNGYGTIVVSTSKGVLANDEAYKAGVGGEVLCTIW
- the rplF gene encoding 50S ribosomal protein L6, which codes for MSRIGKQPVAIPSGVEVKLEGNLLKFKKGNLAKELDTKANVNVEIKEGQILFSPKGEDRQSRAYWGTYRALAQNIIIGLTDGFSKTLEINGVGYKAALKGKVLELALGFSHPINYAIPEGIEITVDKNNVIIKGSDKQVVGQVAAQIREFRPPEPYKGKGVKYSDERIIRKAGKTSKK